The following coding sequences lie in one Loxodonta africana isolate mLoxAfr1 chromosome X, mLoxAfr1.hap2, whole genome shotgun sequence genomic window:
- the LOC100659586 gene encoding histone H2A-Bbd type 1: MSGKRSCHSSCRYRRSPLTRSARAELQFPVSRVDCLLREGNYAQCLSLSTPIFLAGILEYVTANILELAGIEAYNHGRIRITPEHVERAVDSDPQLSLLFHADANDEVDKMPQSKKN; this comes from the coding sequence ATGAgtggaaaaagaagctgtcacaGCTCCTGTAGGTATAGGAGGTCACCTCTCACCCGCTCCGCAAGGGCAGAACTGCAGTTTCCTGTGAGCCGGGTGGACTGTCTCCTGCGGGAAGGGAACTATGCCCAGTGCCTGAGTTTGTCCACACCTATTTTTCTCGCTGGAATTCTCGAGTACGTGACAGCCAACATCCTGGAGCTGGCAGGCATTGAGGCCTACAACCATGGCAGGATACGCATCACCCCAGAACATGTGGAGAGGGCAGTGGACAGCGACCCGCAGCTCAGCCTTCTCTTTCATGCTGATGCCAACGATGAGGTTGACAAGATGCCCcagtcaaagaagaattga